A window from Acinonyx jubatus isolate Ajub_Pintada_27869175 chromosome E1, VMU_Ajub_asm_v1.0, whole genome shotgun sequence encodes these proteins:
- the LOC106987337 gene encoding olfactory receptor 1D2 produces MHGSNQSGVSEFLLLGISESPEQQRILFWMFLSMYLVTVVGNVLIILAISFDPHLHTPMYFFLANLSFTDLFFVTNTIPKMLVSLQSQNKAISYAGCLTQLYFLVSLVALDNLILATMAYDRYVAICRPLHYTTAMSPGLCILLLTLCWALSVLYGLTHTLLMTRVTFCGSREIHYIFCEMYVLLRLACSNTQVNHMVLIATGCFIFLTPLGFVIMSYVQIVRTILQIPSVTGKYKAFSTCASHLAVVSLFYGTLGMVYLQPLQTYSMKDSVATVMYAVVTPMMNPFIYSLRNKDMHGALGRLLLGKAFQRLT; encoded by the coding sequence ATGCATGGAAGCAACCAGAGTGGAGTCTCCGAGTTCCTGCTCCTGGGGATCTCGGAGAGTCCTGAGCAGCAGCGGATCCTATTCTGGATGTTCCTGTCCATGTACCTGGTCACAGTGGTGGGAAATGTGCTCATCATCCTGGCCATCAGCTTTgacccccacttgcacactcccatgtacttcttcctggccaACCTCTCCTTCACCGACCTCTTCTTCGTCACCAACACAATCCCCAAGATGCTGGTGAGCCTTCAGTCTCAGAACAAAGCCATCTCCTATGCAGGGTGTCTGACGCAGCTCTACTTCCTCGTCTCCTTGGTGGCCCTGGACAACCTCATCCTGGCCACAATGGCatatgaccgctatgtggccatctgccGCCCCCTCCATTACACCACGGCCATGAGCCCTGGACTCTGCATTTTGCTCCTCACCTTGTGTTGGGCACTTTCTGTCCTCTATGGCCTCACCCACACCCTCCTCATGACCAGGGTGACCTTCTGTGGTTCCCGGGAGATCCACTACATCTTCTGTGAGATGTATGTCCTGCTGAGGCTCGCGTGTTCTAACACCCAAGTCAATCACATGGTGCTGATTGCCACAGGCTGCTTTATCTTCCTTACCCCCTTAGGATTCGTGATCATGTCCTATGTCCAGATTGTCAGAACTATTCTCCAAATACCCTCAGTGACTGGGAAGTACaaagccttctccacctgtgcCTCACATTTGGCTGTGGTCTCCCTCTTCTATGGGACACTTGGTATGGTATATCTGCAGCCCCTCCAAACTTACTCCATGAAGGACTCAGTAGCCACAGTGATGTATGCTGTGGTGACCCCCATGATGAACCCTttcatctacagcctgaggaacaaGGACATGCATGGGGCTCTGGGAAGACTGCTCCTAGGGAAAGCCTTCCAGAGGTTGACATGA
- the LOC106987336 gene encoding olfactory receptor 1P1-like, with amino-acid sequence MAGGNQTSILEFLLWGLSERPEQQRILFLLFLCMYVVTVTGNLLIVLAIGTDTRLHTPMYFFLASLSCADILFTSTTVPKALVNIQTQSRSISYAGCLVQLYFFLTFGDMDIFLLATMAYDRYVAICHPLHYKIVMSRQRCTLLVTACWVLTSLVAMTHTFLIFRLSFCSKKIIPDFFCDLGPLMKVSCSDTQVNELVLLFLGGAVILIPFILILVSYIHIVSAILRVPSAQGRHKAFSTCGSHLAVVALFFGTVIRAYLCPSSSSSNSIEEDTAAAVMYTVVTPLLNPFIYSLRNKDMKCALARCLRGKVFFSLGQGPPR; translated from the coding sequence ATGGCAGGAGGGAACCAGACCAGCATCTTGGAGTTCCTCCTCTGGGGACTCTCTGAGCGGCCAGAGCAGCAGCGCATCCTCTTCCTGCTGTTCCTGTGCATGTATGTGGTCACTGTGACTGGGAACCTGCTCATTGTTCTGGCCATTGGCACTGACACACGTCTTCAcacacccatgtacttcttcctcgcCAGCCTGTCTTGTGCTGACATCCTTTTCACCTCCACCACCGTGCCCAAGGCCCTGGTGAATATCCAGACCCAGAGCAGGTCCATTTCCTATGCGGGATGCTTGGTCCAGCTCTACTTCTTCTTGACTTTTGGGGACATGGACATCTTTCTCCTGGCCAcaatggcctatgaccgctatgtggccatctgccaCCCTCTCCACTATAAGATAGTCATGAGCCGCCAGCGCTGCACCCTCCTGGTTACTGCCTGCTGGGTCCTTACGAGTCTTGTTGCCATGACCCACACTTTCCTCATCTTTCGGCTTTCCTTTTGCTCTAAGAAGATCATTCCTGACTTCTTCTGTGATCTGGGACCTCTGATGAAAGTGTCTTGCTCTGACACTCAGGTCAATGAGCTTGTGCTGCTCTTCTTGGGAGGAGCAGTCATTTTAATCCCCTTTATACTCATCCTGGTCTCGTATATCCACATTGTTTCAGCCATCCTCAGAGTCCCCTCTGCCCAGGGAAGGCACAAAGCCTTTTCTACATGTGGGTCCCACCTTGCTGTTGTTGCCCTCTTCTTTGGGACAGTGATCAGGGCTTATCTGTGCCCCTCATCCTCTTCCTCCAACTCCATAGAAGAGGATACGGCTGCTGCTGTCATGTACACAGTGGTAACTCCCCTGCTGAACCCCTTCATTTACAGCCTGCGGAACAAGGACATGAAGTGTGCCCTGGCGAGATGTCTCAGGGGCAAAGTCTTCTTTTCCTTGGGCCAGGGACCTCCGAGGTGA